From a single Nicotiana tabacum cultivar K326 chromosome 8, ASM71507v2, whole genome shotgun sequence genomic region:
- the LOC107790770 gene encoding cytochrome b561, DM13 and DOMON domain-containing protein At5g54830-like, whose protein sequence is MDVSKFKLCRLLLIVGSFCHLIRFSVSDPGSGCPKIRSASLMNFTYQFSMAQHQLRGVINVIDDCSFKVSQFDMLEGSDVRWWGAVGPHLENLTKGFVISELKLNKTYKSDGFVVKLMKNVTWDDINVLAVWDLPMASDFGHVVLRNLTNGTEFLAPLPSSVNGTVIKGNGMPTMFNNCKVLADNYRVRWTLNEEEDVVEIGLEAAIGFLTYMAFGWANPNASSSFMIGGDVTVTGFKEDLSPFADDYFITKYSECMISKDGRVEGVCPDTIYEGSDPVGLVNNTRLVYGHRRDGVSFIRFRRPLKSIDTKYDLALNQKATMRVIWALGLIKPPDSLRPFYLPQNHGGSYGHLTLNISEHVDDCLGPLDAEDKQDQDLVIADKKEPLVVSTGPAVYYPNPPNPSKVLYINKKEAPLLRVERGVPVKFSIQAGHDVAFYITSDPLGGNATLRNISETIYFGGPEAQGVQASPTELTWAPDRNTPDLVYYQSLYAKKMGWKVQVVDAGLPDMYNNSVVLDDQQVTFFWTLAENSISIAARGEKKSGYLAIGFGRGMVNSYAYVGWVDDTGKGKVSTYWIDGTDASSIHPTNENLTHVRCKLENGIVTMEFTRPLRPSCEDDKPECKNIVDPTTPLKVIWAMGAQWSDDHLSVRNMHSVTSSRPIRVLLMRGSAEAEEDLRPVLAVHGFMMFLAWGILLPGGILAARYLKHVKGDGWFQIHVYLQYSGLAIVFLGFLFAVAELRGLSFSSLHVKFGMLAIVLCIAQPVNAYLRPKKPVAGEEVSSKRRLWEYIHVIVGRGAIVVGVAALITGMKHLGERYDDEDVHRLMWALILWFLVGALTVMYLEYRERKRRRDRISGRSNWVLGSGEEEDIDLLSPSQAMAEKDSRSSDRMEVQLEPISR, encoded by the coding sequence ATGGACGTAAGTAAATTTAAACTATGCCGTCTGCTACTTATTGTTGGAAGTTTTTGTCATTTGATCCGGTTTTCCGTTTCGGATCCGGGTTCGGGTTGCCCGAAGATCCGCAGTGCATCTCTCATGAACTTCACATACCAGTTTTCTATGGCACAGCATCAATTACGTGGTGTGATTAATGTAATAGACGATTGCTCGTTTAAAGTTAGCCAATTTGATATGCTTGAGGGGTCTGATGTGCGTTGGTGGGGTGCGGTGGGTCCCCATTTGGAAAACCTTACGAAGGGTTTTGTAATTTCCGAGCTGAAGTTGAATAAAACTTATAAAAGTGATGGATTTGTTGTGAAATTGATGAAGAATGTGACGTGGGATGATATAAATGTGCTTGCGGTGTGGGATCTTCCCATGGCGTCGGATTTTGGGCACGTAGTGCTGAGGAATTTGACGAATGGGACTGAGTTTTTAGCTCCTTTGCCGAGTTCCGTTAATGGGACGGTGATTAAGGGAAATGGGATGCCTACAATGTTTAATAATTGTAAGGTGTTAGCTGATAATTATAGGGTTAGGTGGACTCTGAATGAGGAAGAGGATGTGGTTGAGATTGGATTAGAGGCAGCAATAGGGTTCTTGACTTACATGGCATTCGGGTGGGCGAATCCGAATGCTTCTAGTAGTTTTATGATTGGTGGTGATGTTACTGTCACGGGGTTTAAGGAGGATTTATCGCCATTCGCTGATGATTATTTCATTACTAAGTATAGTGAGTGTATGATTAGCAAGGATGGGAGGGTTGAGGGTGTTTGTCCTGATACAATATATGAAGGGTCTGATCCAGTCGGGTTAGTGAATAATACGAGGTTGGTTTATGGGCATAGGAGGGATGGTGTGTCCTTTATTAGGTTTAGGAGGCCGTTGAAGTCCATTGATACAAAGTATGATTTGGCATTGAATCAAAAGGCTACGATGAGAGTGATATGGGCTTTAGGTTTGATAAAGCCTCCGGATAGCCTTCGCCCTTTTTATCTTCCACAGAACCATGGTGGTAGTTACGGGCACTTGACTCTTAATATCTCGGAACATGTTGATGATTGCTTGGGTCCGCTGGATGCGGAAGATAAACAAGATCAAGACCTTGTCATCGCGGATAAAAAAGAACCACTTGTTGTTTCAACAGGTCCAGCTGTGTATTATCCGAATCCTCCAAACCCTTCAAAGGTCCTTTATATCAACAAGAAAGAGGCACCTCTTCTCAGGGTAGAGAGGGGTGTTCCAGTGAAGTTTTCAATTCAGGCTGGGCATGATGTTGCATTCTATATAACATCAGATCCACTTGGTGGAAATGCCACATTAAGGAATATCTCTGAGACTATCTACTTTGGGGGCCCTGAAGCACAAGGAGTTCAAGCCAGTCCAACGGAATTAACTTGGGCTCCTGATCGGAACACGCCAGATTTAGTTTACTATCAGTCTCTATATGCTAAGAAAATGGGGTGGAAAGTTCAAGTGGTAGATGCAGGTTTGCCTGATATGTATAACAACAGTGTAGTTCTGGATGATCAGCAGGTTACTTTCTTTTGGACGTTGGCTGAAAATTCAATCTCCATTGCAGCTCGAGGGGAGAAGAAGAGTGGTTATTTGGCAATTGGTTTTGGCCGCGGTATGGTGAATAGTTATGCTTACGTGGGATGGGTTGATGACACTGGTAAAGGGAAGGTAAGCACATACTGGATTGATGGAACAGATGCTTCCAGTATTCACCCAACAAATGAGAATCTGACACACGTAAGATGCAAGTTAGAGAATGGCATTGTTACTATGGAATTCACCCGTCCACTACGTCCATCCTGCGAGGATGATAAACCAGAATGCAAAAATATTGTTGATCCTACGACACCCCTCAAAGTCATCTGGGCCATGGGTGCTCAATGGTCAGATGACCATCTGAGCGTGAGAAATATGCACTCCGTCACAAGCAGCAGGCCTATCAGGGTGCTGCTCATGCGTGGTTCTGCAGAGGCAGAGGAGGATTTACGGCCAGTGTTAGCTGTACATGGGTTTATGATGTTTCTGGCTTGGGGAATATTGCTGCCAGGTGGAATTTTGGCAGCTAGATACTTGAAACATGTAAAAGGAGATGGGTGGTTTCAGATTCATGTTTATCTACAGTATTCGGGATTAGCAATTGTCTTCCTTGGCTTTCTCTTTGCTGTTGCCGAACTTCGCGGTTTGAGTTTTAGCTCCCTACACGTCAAGTTTGGAATGTTGGCCATAGTTCTTTGTATTGCACAACCTGTCAATGCATACTTACGACCTAAGAAACCTGTGGCAGGGGAGGAGGTTTCTTCGAAACGGCGTCTTTGGGAGTACATCCATGTCATTGTAGGCAGGGGTGCCATTGTTGTTGGGGTTGCAGCACTTATAACTGGAATGAAGCATTTAGGAGAGAGGTATGATGATGAAGATGTTCACAGGCTCATGTGGGCTTTAATTCTGTGGTTTCTTGTTGGTGCTTTGACAGTGATGTACCTGGAGTATCGTGAGAGGAAGAGAAGGCGGGATAGAATATCCGGCAGAAGCAATTGGGTTCTGGGTAGTGGTGAGGAGGAGGACATTGACCTCCTCAGTCCAAGCCAGGCAATGGCTGAGAAAGACTCACGGTCCTCTGATCGCATGGAGGTTCAGCTAGAACCAATAAGCAGATAG